DNA sequence from the Thermococcus gammatolerans EJ3 genome:
GCGATTAGGAGCACCTTTATACTGGATCCCAACGGGAAGATAGTCTGGGAGAAGCGCAACGTCCGCGCGAAGGGTCACGCGGCGAAAGTTTTGGAAGTGGCCAAAGGCCTAATCGGCAAAGAATAGAGGGGGTGCTTTTATGGACGAGCTTGAGGCTTTAGCTTTAGCCCTGGAGGTTGAGAAGGCAGAGATGCGCTTTTATCTCGATCTCGCAAGGCGGACGAAGGACGAGAAAGCTAAGAAGATGTTCCTTTTCCTCGCCAAGGAAGAGGCCGACCACTGGGAACAGTTCGAGGAGAGGTTCCTCGAGCGCGTTGCCGAGGAGTGCAAGTTGCCAGCCGTAAGCGAAGAGCTCCTCGAAAAGCTCCTCGTCAAGGCTGAGGAGATTGAAAGCGAAGTCGATGCCGTGAGGATTGGAATGGAACAGGAAAAGCTCACGTGGGAGTTCTACGAGAGGGCCGCGAAGGAAGCAAGGCACGATTCAGTTAGGAGGCTCTTCGAGGAGCTGGCGAGGATAGAGAAGGCCCACTACGAGCTACTCAAAGCCCAGTACGACGCGGTCATGAAGACGGGCATCTGGATGGACTACCAGGACTTCAGCCTTGAGGTTGATTGACGCTTTCTTTTTAGCAGATTTTAAGGATTTGAAATGAGGTGATACCATGTTGGCCAAATATCCGTTTGAGTTGCCGAAGGATAGGCCGTTGAGCAAAAGGGAAATCGCCCAGGCCCTACGCTGGGCCATCGAGGCCGAGCTTGACGCGATAAGTTTCTATGAGCAGCTGGCGGAGCACATCGAGGATGAAAAGATAAGGCACGTCTTCCTTGATGTAGCAAACGAGGAGAAGGAGCACTTCGGGGAGTTCCTGGCGGTTCTCTTCGCCGTTGACGAGGAGCTCGCGAAGTACATGAAGGAGGGCTTTGAGGAGGTTGAAGAAGAAACTGGGATAAAGGTGGAGCTTTGAGCTTTTTCTTTTTCATCCGGCCACACATCGCTAAGTGATAACTTGCAAGTCTCTGTATTTTCTTGCTGATGATGGCCTATGTTTGAAGTACAAACCAAGAAAAGAAGAGAAGATGAAACTAGGAACTCCACTCGACGAGCTTCCTGACGGCTTCCCTCAGCTTTGCCTCGTCCTCCTCGGTCGGCATCCCCTTGCTCTCTATTGTCGCCACGTGGTCGAACTTGCTCCTCGTTATAAGGGTTTCTATCTTCCTTCCAGCGACGCCACCCCAGCCGTAGGCACCGACGATTAGGACGGGCTTCTCGTAGTTGGCCTTGTCGAGTATCTCGAGGAGGGCGTAGCGTATCGTGGGGTGTATCTCAGCCTCGTAGGTCGAGGCGCCTATTACCAGTGCCTCCGCACTCGGAACCTCGCCGAGAATGTCGCTCACCGCTGGAGCCTCCTTATCGGTGAAGCGGTAAACGACGGGCTTCTTTCCGAGCTTCTTCAGCTCGTCAATAACGATTTTCATTCTCCTCTCGACGAAGCCGTACATCGAGTCGTAGATGACGAGAACTTTGTCCTTCTCCGGGACTCCGGCCCCAACGCGTTCGTAGAACTCGAATATCCTTTTGGGGTTCTTGCACCAGGCCAGGCCGTGTCCTGGGAGAATCATCTTGGCCTCCTCGACTATGCCGAGCTTCTTGAGCTTGTTAATGCTCTGGACGATGTACTTGTGGTAGTGACCGATAACCGTGACGATGTACTTGGTAACGTAGGGCAGGTAGCGCTTTACGACCTCCTCGTCGCTGTCGTCTATCGTCTCTGGAATTGAGTAACCGCCGCCAGCGTCGCAACCGAAGATGATTTTGTCCTCGACGAGGTAGGTTATCATGCTGTCGGGCCAGTGAACCCAGGGAATCGTTATGAAGCGGAAGGTCTTTCCACCGATGCTGAGCTCTTCCCCGTCCTTGACGACCTTGAAGTTCTTGACGGCCTCTTTTCCGTAGAAGCCCTCAACGAGGTTCCTCGCGAAGGCCGTCCCTATGAGCTGGGCCCTGTGGCCGTTTGCTTCAAGGAACGCTGGAAGGGCGCCGCTGTGGTCGGGCTCTGTGTGGTTGAGGATGACGTGGGTTATTTCCTTGGGGTCCACGAGCTTCTTAAGCTCTTCGAGGAAAAGGTCGGTGTAATCGGCCTTCGTCAGGTCAACGAGGACGTTGGCCCCGTCGAGCTTGACGAGGTACGCGTTATAGGTTATCCCCTCGGGGATGTACCAGGCCGCCTCGAAGTACTTAATCTCGTCATCATCGACCCTGATGATGTAAATTTCGGGGTCAGTGCAGAGCTTCTCAACTCTGGTCTTTACCATGACTATCACCGGTTTTAGTTCGGTTTTCCGAATAAAAAGATTTTCACGCGAAAAGAGGGGCTTTGGTTTTCAGAATATCCTTGCACAGACCGAAGAATCCCGAGGCAGTAGAAAACCGCACCCTCGAGAGTCAATCAGCTCCTCTGCGGAATCTTCTTTTCCTCTTCCGGCGGACTGCACTCTGACTTGGGGCACCACCTAGAGCCTCTGCAAAGGCAGGATTGAAGGGCATGGCCCTCACGTCAGGTAGAGTACCGCCAGCGTTAGGACGTAGAGGAGCATCACGCTCCTGAAGACGCTCCAACCAAGCTTTTTGATGTCCTCTATCCTGGCCACGTAGGTGGTGTCCTTCAGGTTTCTCACGAGCCTGACCGTTGGCTCGATGAGGGCTATTGCAAGGTAGGGGTTGTAGAGAACCACAATGAATGCAGGAAGCCACGCCATGAGGGGGTACTTTCGCGGGAACTTCCTGAAGGCAAGCTTCGTCTCGACGTAGGCCGCTCCGATGGCCTCGTAGTAAGCCAGGAGGAACCAGAAGACGAGGACCCTGTCAGTGAAAGGCTTGCCCGCCACGGCCGGAGCGAAGAGGGCCGGGACAGCAGGTAGGAGGTTGCCGAGCGCATACGTTACCGGGTTCTTCCAGCCCTTGGCGCGGGAGAAAGCGAAGTGAAGGGTGAAGAGGACGCCGACGATGGTGAGGGGAATTAGGAGCTCATTAACCGTCCCCCAGTAGAGCGCGGGGAGGAGGTACGCCAGACCGTTGAGTCCCAGCGCGATGGCCATGTCCTTCATCTTCCATGCTCGATAGGAGTCAAAGGCGTAGTCGAAGGTGAAGAACGTTAACAGAGCGACGGCGAGACCGATTAGCCAGCCCCTCAGGTCGGCACCGCTGAGGAGTAAGCCACCAATCATGGCAAGGATTATCGTTCCTCCCGCCCCTGGCTCCCTCGGCACTTTGAAGATTTTCATTTTAACCTTCATAGCAACACCGAGAAGAGTACCGTTATGCGTTTAAAGGCCTTATGGGACAAAAATGGGGAGTAAAAAGCCGAGAAATCAGGCGAAGGTAACGCTCCTGTCCTTCAGCGAGCGGTTGAGCAGGTCGGCGTGTTCAAGGGTGACCTGGTACTCGGCGAGCTTCTCGAGCTTGAGCTCCTCGCCGTCGAGGAGTATCTTGTTGACGTAGACCTTGCCCTCGTCGAAGCCAACGGTGTAGACGAAGAGGTCCTTCTTGCTCAGGTACTCCCTAATCTTCTCGTCCTTGAGGGCCTCGGCAAGACCTCCAGCGGCGAAAATCCTGACGTGGATGACGAAAGCACCGGGAACGTCCTTCTCGGCGAACTGCCTGAGGGTCTCGACGAATACCTCCTTGGTTTCCTCTATCGGAGTCTCACCGCCAAACTGGAGGACGGTGACCTGGGGAGCGAACTCCTTGACGCGCTCCGCAATCTCTGCCTCCTTGCCCTTCTCGGCAAGGAAGTGGTAGGTAACGCCACCGCTGAGGGTTATGAAGGTCGCCTCGGTCGCGGTCGCTATGCTGGAGCAGATTATGTTCCTGCTGGCAACGACGGCAACTTTGTTGAGGCCAAGGTCAGCCAGGACCTTTCCAACGAGCCTTCCTGTCAGGGTCCTAAGGTAAATCTCCTCCTCAAAGGTCGTCTTCGCCATACCATAACCTCCCTACCCACTTATGTGGGTTTGTTCTCGATACTGACCAGTGATGTTCTAAAATATAACCTTTTTGGTTTCCCTAATGAACTTTTAGTAGGCTAATCTAAAACACCTCTAGCGAAACGACGAATTTCCCCGAACTTTTCGGAGAGAAATTGGCATTTTAATTACACAAAGGTGAGTTTTTGGAGAACTGCCAAGGAAATGCCCGAATATCTTCACATATCTTCACTTTGACGGTTCAGTTTAATGGTTCGGTACGCAAACTTATAGGGATCGAAAACTTCAGAACAAGGGGAAAGGCCCGTCAACGGTGCCGTGAGGCTCATCAGGGCCTCTCCAGAACGAGAATAAACGCTATTCTCGGGAAGAGCCAGCGAAGGCTTTTTACTCTAAAGCCCCTCTTCTCAAACTCCCCTCTAAGTTCCTCAGGGGAGGGAAAGGCATCTATCGAGCTGACGAGGTGCTCGTAGGCTTTTCCGTTGCCTGTCGTTAGCTTCCCGATGATGGGAACCACAGTTCTTGTGTATAGCCAGGCCATCTTCCCCAGGAGCGATGGGCTTTTTGAGAACTCAAGGATTAGGAGCTTTCCTCCGGGCTTCAGAACTCGGTGGAGTTCCTTTATTGCCCGCTCCCTGTCGGAGAAGTTCCTTATGCCGAATGCGATGCTAACAACATCGAAACCCTCATCGGGATAGGGCATCTCCTCAGCGGTTCCAACGCTCAGCTTCGCAAAGGGAACCTTCCTCCTCGCTATCCTGAGCATCTCCTCACTGCAGTCGAGGCCGTAGAACTCCCCCGATAAATTTCTTTTTTCAAGGCTCCTCCTCATACAGAGTATCATGTCCCCCGTTCCACATGCAACGTCGAGGATTTTTAACGGCCTTTCTTGAACTTCTATGAACTTTAAAACCTCCTCGCAGGCCTTCCTACGCCAGAGTTTGTCAAGGCCGAGGCTTATCAGCCTGTTGGTCAAGTCGTAGCGCTCCGCGATGCTGTCAAAAAGTTCCTTTACCAAGTTCCTCCCTCCCAAGGACTTTCTTTATCTTCGCGGGTCTTCCTCCTATGAGGTAAACCCTGTCGGCGACCTTGAAGAGCTCCTCGAGCTGGTGCGAGACGACCAGAACACCTTTTCCAGAATTGGCTAATTCCCGAATTATGAAAAGAAGTTCTTCCTTAGAACGCGCGTCGAGGCCAGTAAAAGGTTCATCCAGAATCAGAACGTCGAAGTCCATGAGCAGGGCGCGCAGGATGGAAGCCTTCCTCCTCGTCCCCCCGCTGACCTCCTTTGGGTAGAGGTCGAGGTAGCTCTCCAGGCCGAGCCTCTCGACGTATTCGAGCCTGCACTCCCTACCCCTGAAGCGGGCGGGCAGGCAGACGTTGTCCCTCAGCCTCTTCCACGGCAAAAGGTAGTCCTCCTGATAGAGGACGGATGGGTTCTTTACAAAGACTTCGCCTGAGTCTGGCTCTATGACACCCGCCAAAATCTTCACGAGGGTGCTCTTTCCAGTCCCGTTCGGCCCGATGAGGCCGATCACCTCTCCCGCGCTAACCTCAAGGCTAACCTCGTCGAGTATAAGCTCGTTGAAGGACTTTCTCAGATTTTTCACCAGTACCAGCCTTTCACCCATTCCTCGAGCCTCCTGAGGAGCAACTGGTCGAGGGTTATCATGAGAAGGATTAAGAGCAACGCCCACGCGAAGACTCCAGCTTTGATTCCCAAATCGTAGGAGTAGACGAGCTGGTAGCCGATTCCGCCGGCAGAGCCAAAGGCCTCGGCAACGACGCTTATCCTGAGCGCTATTCCCAGGGCCACTCTGCCTGCCGAAACCATCTCGGGGAGCGTTCCAGGGACGATGAAGTGCCGGTAGAGCTGAAGCTTTGAGGGTTTGAGCAGGACCACCAGCGGGCGGTATTTTTCTATCACCTTTTCGCTTGAGCTCACCCCAGCCGAAAGCAGTGCTGGAAAAGATGCCATCGCGGTAACGAGTATCGTCGCGATTGAACTCGTAACGCCGAAGAGCATTATGAAGACTATCGTCCAGACGAGAACCGAGACGCTCTGGAGGAAGACGTTTAAAGCGTTCAGAAAGTCCCTGAAGGCCCTTGAGTACAGCGCTAAAAGCATCGCGAGGCCCGTCAGGAGGGAAGCGACCAGAAAGCCAGAGAAGCTGTGGTAGAGCGTCAGCAGAAGCGAGGAGAGGATTAGGGAAAGTCCGACCTCGCGGTAGAAGGCCAGAGTCTCCGCTGGGGTTGGGATTAGGGCCGGATACAGGTGGGACAGGACAAGCCACGAGGCCACTGCAAATAGGAAAAGGTAGAGCCAGCCCCTCATGCTCAACCCCTGTAGAAGATGTCGAGGTTCTCGGGGTTCTCCCTGAGGTAACCCCCGAGGTAGGCCAGCTTCCACTCGCTCTTGATACCCCTTATCAGTTCGTCGTTGAGACCCTCGTCGTTGACCTCCGTTCTGCCGTAGAGAACATCAAGCGTTTTGCCCTCAAGGTGGTAGAGCTCTCCGAGGATTTCCTTAGTCTCGGCTGGATTCTCCTTCCAGAACTCGGCGCTCTCAATCTGAGCCTTTATGAAGGCATGGACCAAATCCTTGTGCTTTTCGAGGAAGTCCTCCCTGACGACCCAGACGAGCATTACCGCTGGGCCATTAACTATGCCGCGCTCCCTGGCCTCGTTCCAGAGCTCTGAAAACGTCGCTATTACCGTGTAGTTCTTGACTATCAGCTGGCTCACAATCGGCTCCCAGATTACAACGGCGTCAACGCTTTTGAGCGAGTCCTCAACCGAGCCGGGCGGGACGTTCACGACTGTGTAATCATCTGGAGTAAGGTTATAGAGAACCTTCATGTAGGCCTGGAAGAGCTTGAAGGTTCCCGAGGCGACGACGGCACCGATTTTCTTACCCTTCAGCTCGGCTGGCTTCATCTTCTCCTTCCCGATTATCGCCTGGTTCTGGAGCATGTCAACGCCGATGATTTTAATCTTGACCCCACTCTGGGCAAGCTTAGCGGCCATCTCGGCGGGAATGACCGCGAAGTCCGTCTCGCCCTTTTCGAGGGCCGCTATTATGTCAGGGGTCTTGCCGAGCCTGAGAACCTCGACCTTGAAGCCGTTCTCCCTGTCGAAGCCTTTAGCCTCCATGACGTCGAGAGTGCTGATTCCTCCAAGCAATGTTGCGGCTTTAACGGTGGGAATCTCCGTTCCCGTTGGTTTCGTCGAGTTCGAGCCTATGCAACCCGAAACCACCACAACCAGCCCAATTAGGAGCAACGCCAGGACCTTCCTCATTCAAACCCCTCCCAAAAGCTTGTCCGCTATGGCCGAGAGCGTGAGGATTAGGCCGATTGGAATGTTGAGGTTGAAGGCCTTTGGAACGTTGTCAAGGCTCTTCCAGACGATTAGGTTCTCGTAGAGGATTAGAGCGCTTCCAACGAGCCAGCCAGCCAAGTAAACCCATCCGAGGTCGTAGAGGAACCCAGCAAGGCCAAAGAGGGCTATAGCGAGAAGGTGGAAGGCGAGGGCAATTTTGAGGGCATTCTCTATGCCAAACCTAGCGGGAATGCTCCCGATTCCGTGCTCAGCGTCGAACTCGTAGTCCATTATCGCGTATATCGTGTCAAAGCCCGCCACCCAGAAGAGGACGCCGAAGAAGAACGCCCAGGGAACCCGCGCGAGGACTTCTATGAAAGGAGCGTTTCCTCCAGCTGCTATCGTTCCTCCAGCGACCGCCAGGGCGAGCGTTAATCCGAGGTGGAGATGGGGGAAGCTGTGCTTCCTCTTCGCCCCCGAGTAGCTCATCGCTATTAACCAGGGAATCGGGCTTAGTAAA
Encoded proteins:
- a CDS encoding ABC transporter permease codes for the protein MRGWLYLFLFAVASWLVLSHLYPALIPTPAETLAFYREVGLSLILSSLLLTLYHSFSGFLVASLLTGLAMLLALYSRAFRDFLNALNVFLQSVSVLVWTIVFIMLFGVTSSIATILVTAMASFPALLSAGVSSSEKVIEKYRPLVVLLKPSKLQLYRHFIVPGTLPEMVSAGRVALGIALRISVVAEAFGSAGGIGYQLVYSYDLGIKAGVFAWALLLILLMITLDQLLLRRLEEWVKGWYW
- the ubiE gene encoding bifunctional demethylmenaquinone methyltransferase/2-methoxy-6-polyprenyl-1,4-benzoquinol methylase UbiE; translated protein: MVKELFDSIAERYDLTNRLISLGLDKLWRRKACEEVLKFIEVQERPLKILDVACGTGDMILCMRRSLEKRNLSGEFYGLDCSEEMLRIARRKVPFAKLSVGTAEEMPYPDEGFDVVSIAFGIRNFSDRERAIKELHRVLKPGGKLLILEFSKSPSLLGKMAWLYTRTVVPIIGKLTTGNGKAYEHLVSSIDAFPSPEELRGEFEKRGFRVKSLRWLFPRIAFILVLERP
- a CDS encoding ferritin family protein; protein product: MLAKYPFELPKDRPLSKREIAQALRWAIEAELDAISFYEQLAEHIEDEKIRHVFLDVANEEKEHFGEFLAVLFAVDEELAKYMKEGFEEVEEETGIKVEL
- a CDS encoding ATP-binding cassette domain-containing protein, yielding MGERLVLVKNLRKSFNELILDEVSLEVSAGEVIGLIGPNGTGKSTLVKILAGVIEPDSGEVFVKNPSVLYQEDYLLPWKRLRDNVCLPARFRGRECRLEYVERLGLESYLDLYPKEVSGGTRRKASILRALLMDFDVLILDEPFTGLDARSKEELLFIIRELANSGKGVLVVSHQLEELFKVADRVYLIGGRPAKIKKVLGREELGKGTF
- a CDS encoding FprA family A-type flavoprotein: MVKTRVEKLCTDPEIYIIRVDDDEIKYFEAAWYIPEGITYNAYLVKLDGANVLVDLTKADYTDLFLEELKKLVDPKEITHVILNHTEPDHSGALPAFLEANGHRAQLIGTAFARNLVEGFYGKEAVKNFKVVKDGEELSIGGKTFRFITIPWVHWPDSMITYLVEDKIIFGCDAGGGYSIPETIDDSDEEVVKRYLPYVTKYIVTVIGHYHKYIVQSINKLKKLGIVEEAKMILPGHGLAWCKNPKRIFEFYERVGAGVPEKDKVLVIYDSMYGFVERRMKIVIDELKKLGKKPVVYRFTDKEAPAVSDILGEVPSAEALVIGASTYEAEIHPTIRYALLEILDKANYEKPVLIVGAYGWGGVAGRKIETLITRSKFDHVATIESKGMPTEEDEAKLREAVRKLVEWSS
- a CDS encoding 4-hydroxybenzoate octaprenyltransferase, coding for MAFDPGEVSKASRFHALMRLVRIEHTLFSLPYAYVGAFLSGFHVTWAEIILMSLALLGLRTAALAYNNIADLDIDSQNPRTWNRPLIKGSVKVSDAWWLVVVGSVVYFVSAVLLNRWTALLSPIPWLIAMSYSGAKRKHSFPHLHLGLTLALAVAGGTIAAGGNAPFIEVLARVPWAFFFGVLFWVAGFDTIYAIMDYEFDAEHGIGSIPARFGIENALKIALAFHLLAIALFGLAGFLYDLGWVYLAGWLVGSALILYENLIVWKSLDNVPKAFNLNIPIGLILTLSAIADKLLGGV
- a CDS encoding ferritin-like domain-containing protein, which translates into the protein MDELEALALALEVEKAEMRFYLDLARRTKDEKAKKMFLFLAKEEADHWEQFEERFLERVAEECKLPAVSEELLEKLLVKAEEIESEVDAVRIGMEQEKLTWEFYERAAKEARHDSVRRLFEELARIEKAHYELLKAQYDAVMKTGIWMDYQDFSLEVD
- a CDS encoding ABC transporter substrate-binding protein, which translates into the protein MRKVLALLLIGLVVVVSGCIGSNSTKPTGTEIPTVKAATLLGGISTLDVMEAKGFDRENGFKVEVLRLGKTPDIIAALEKGETDFAVIPAEMAAKLAQSGVKIKIIGVDMLQNQAIIGKEKMKPAELKGKKIGAVVASGTFKLFQAYMKVLYNLTPDDYTVVNVPPGSVEDSLKSVDAVVIWEPIVSQLIVKNYTVIATFSELWNEARERGIVNGPAVMLVWVVREDFLEKHKDLVHAFIKAQIESAEFWKENPAETKEILGELYHLEGKTLDVLYGRTEVNDEGLNDELIRGIKSEWKLAYLGGYLRENPENLDIFYRG